The genome window ATGCCGCTAAAGAAAAAGATGCCGAGCATCAGCCACAGGAAGCCGCTCCAACTGGCCATTGAGCCTGGATTCGCAAATGGCAGGATTGCAATACTGCACGCCAGCATTCCGATCCCGCTGACCATCGTCACCTTTGCCCCGCCAACTTTGTCTGCGACTGGCCCTGCGGCAGCGCGGACTCCTGCCCCAACCAGCGGCCCCAGAAATGCAAAAGCCAGTGGATCCGGTGCGCCATCGAATCCGCCGTAAAGTTGCTTGATCATTAACGGAAAAGCAGCTGCTAGGCCACTAAACGACCCGAAGGTCATGATGTAGAGCGAGGTCATGACCCACGTGTGCTTTTCCTTGAAGATATCGAGTTGCTCCCTAAAGCTGGCCTGAACCGGCACGTCCCGAAGCCCAAACCAAGCGACCACAGCACCTAAGAGCACAAGAGGCACCCAAATCAGTGCCCCGTTCTGAAGATAGATGTTGCTGGTCGCCCCGGTCTTTGAGTTGGTTAAAGTTTGCGAACTACCAACCAGGACGATCCCGATGATGGCGGGAATAAGAAATTGGGCAACACTCACGCCAAAGTTTCCGATTCCCGCTTGAATCCCGAGCGCCGTCCCCAGCTTGGATTTTGGGAAGAACAACGATGTGCTCGGCATGAATGAACTGAAGTTGCCCCCACCCAAACCCGCGAGAAACGCCAGAACCAAAAAGGTTGACAGCGGAGTCTGAGGGTTCATGACCGCGAACCCCCAGCCCACGCAGGGGATCGCCAAGAGAAGCGTCGATACACTCACGGTCTTGCGCGTTCCAAAAATGGGGACGAGAAAAGTGTGAATGATCCGCAAGGTCCCAGCCGCGAGGCCGGGCATGGCCGTCAGCCAGAACAGTTCCTGGGGCGTGAACTTGAAACCGATGCCAGAGAGTTTTACGACCAGAGCGCTCACCATGAACCAGGTGGAGAAGCTCAGGAGCAGGCAGAACGTGGTAATCCATAATGTCCGCCATGCCACCGGCTTCGCGGTGGACTCCCAAAAGGTTGGGTCGTTAGGTTGCCATTCTTGAACTTTCTGAGCGTCGGTTGCTGTATTCATGAGTCGGACTCTTTGTCTTTCCCTATTTTCGATGATCCGCTCACGGCGCGCTATGATGCCTGTCATAGAATCTCAAATGGCTCAGACCTCTTCGTCCGTGGGGCTCTGGGAAGCGCGCTGCTCTACTCCGTCGCCGGAGCCTGTTTCGCCATCTTTAGGATCGTGACGTGCATCCAAACAAGGCAAACAATGCTAATGAGAGCGAGGAGCAGCCAGCAAGAGGTCCAGAGTCCGGTCAGTTTTAGCAGGTAGCCAAACAGAATCGGGCAAAAGAAGCCGCCCAGTCCGCCGATGACCCCAACGATTCCACCCACAACGCCGACGTCATTCGGAAAATAGTCGGGGATGTGACGATACACGGCGGCTTTCCCGATCCCCATCATGATTCCCGCCAAGAAAACGATAGTCGTAAACACCCACACGTTGGCCTGGAAGTAAACGTGAGTCACACCACGGGCAAGTAGCTCGCGCTTCTTCACCTTCTGGCCCACTTGTACCACCGGTTCTTGCCAGGACTGACTTCGGGGAAGGATGATCGTGCCCTCAGAAAGGCTCGAACCCTTGCTCGATAGGGTTTGGGTCGAGCCACTGGCCGTCTTCAAAGCATACGACTTGTCATCAATTTGAACCCGATCTTGACTGACCAGAGTCACGGTTCCAGCTCGATCCGCCAGAACTCCTTCCCCGGGAGACATGATGTCCATGCGTGGCGCGATGACGAGCGCGAACAAAACCACGCAGCTTGCCAGCACCCAGTACATCGTGGATCGGGCTCCGAACTTATCGCTCATCCACCCTCCAAGCGCACGAACCAGCCCGCTCGGAAGGCTAAAGATGCTCGCCATCAGCCCCGCCATCGCGAGGCTCATTCCGTAGACGCTGAGATAGTACGGCACGAGCCATTGAGCTAGGGCTACGAACGCCCCAAACACAAGAAAGTAGTACGCGCCGAATCGCCACACTCGAACGGACTTGAGAGGGGCAAGCATGGTGCGAAGTGTCTTTTGGCTCGCTCCTTCCGTGACCCGATTCTTCGTAAAGACCGCAAACAGGATCGTCATTCCAAAAAGGCATGCCGCGTAAATCAGAGGCAAAGTCCGCCACCCTTCCAATTGACTACCTTCTTGAGTGAGTCTTTGCAACGCGAGGGGAGCCAGCAGGGTAGTCAACGCCGAGCCTGCGTTTCCAACACCGAATATCCCTAGCGCGGTTCCTTGCTTTTCCTTGGGAAAAAACACGGATGTGTAGGCGATGCCGACCGCGAAAGCCGCGCCGCTCATCCCAAAAATGAGCCCCGAGATCACGAGATGGGCGAAAGTAGTTGCGAAGCTAACGGATGCAACTCCGGCGGTTGCAAGGAGCATCACGCCGATGTAGACCGGCTTGCCCCCAAAACGGTCCGTGAGTAGCCCGACCGGCAACCGCATGATCGACCCGGTGAGAATGGGTACACCAAGGAGCCAACCGAGCTCCTCTTTGGAGATCGGAATGACCTGCTTATCGACCAAAAAAGCCCCCAGCACACCGTACATCGTCCAGACGGCGAAGCACACCGTGAAGGCGATGGTGTTGAGGATGAGCATGCGGTTGGCAAAGGCTCGATCTGGCATGCCTCTGTTATGGCCCGCACTCTCGGCGAGGTTTATGATGGATATCATGGTTCCACGCGGCGGCTTACGGCACAATTGAGTCGTGACCCATGCGGATGTGCTGGCGGATCGGTTTGGTCGATTCCACGACTACCTTCGGGTGTCGATCACGGATCGATGCAATTTCCGGTGCGTCTACTGCATGCCCGAAGAAGGCGTAGTCTGGCAACCGCGCGAAGAAATTTTGAGATTTGAGGAGATTGAGCGTCTTGCTCGGTTCTTCGTGGAGCGTGGCGTGCGGAAGATTCGGCTTACCGGCGGCGAACCAACCCTACGCAAGGGCTACCTTCACCTCGTTGAAGCAATTGCCGCCATCCCGGGTTTGAGGCAACTTGCTCTCACAACCAACGGAACCCGCTTGGCCCAAGACGCAGGGGCGCTCAAGGCGGCTGGGCTGGCAAGCGTCAATGTTAGTTTGGATACACTGCGGCTGGATCGCTTCGTTGAGATCACGCGGCGAAACGAGTTACCTAGGGTTCTCCAAGGAATTGAGACCGCCCGTGCGGCGGGGCTAGAGACCAAGATCAACGTGGTGGTTCTTCCGGGAGTGAATGAGGATGAGATCATCCACTTCGGCGAGTTTGCCAGCGAGCACAATCTGACCGTCCGGTTCATTGAGTTCATGCCTTTTCTCGACAACGGTTGGAACGCAGACCGGGTCGTCTCTTCCGCAGAGATTCGAACCCGGCTCTCCGAGCGATTTGAGCTTCGACCCCTGGAATCTGGCGCCTCGGATGTTGCCCGGGAGTATGCAATCGATGGCTCCGAGGGCCGGGTCGCCTTTGTCTCAAGCGTCACCGAGAGCTTCTGTTCAGGCTGCAACCGCCTTCGCTTGACGGCAGACGGTCAGCTCAAATCGTGTCTATTCCTACCGCCGAGCGTCTCGTTACGGGACTTGATTCGAGGGGGAGCTCCCGACGAAGAACTGGAGACAGCTGTCCAATGGTGCCTCGATGGCAAGTGGAGCGCCCATCCACCGATGCGGAACTGGGCTCAACGAGATAACTTAACCATGGTGCAAATAGGCGGATGAGAGACGTTTCTTTTAAGAACACAACCAAGCGAACGGCCCTCGCTCGCGCTGAACTTACGGCGAGCGCCGAGACGATTCGGCGCGTCCAGAATGGCGATACTCCCAAAGGAGACCCGGTTCCCGTTGCTAAGGTTGCGGCGATTCAGGCGACGAAAAAAACAACCGAGTGGATTCCTTACTGCCATAACATCCCGATTGAGCATGTAAGGGTGGACTTTGAATTCTTGGCAGACCGCATCGCGGTCGAGGTCTTTGTTGTTTCCGTCGCCAAGACCGGGGTCGAGATGGAAGCTATGACCGGGGCCGCTGCTGCCGTGCTCACCCTCTACGACATGCTCAAAATGATCGACGACGGCATGGAAATCGTCGGCGTTCGCCTCCTTTCCAAAACGGGTGGGAAGAGCGATCTTCCCCAGCGCAGCGACTGGAACGCACAAGTTCTGGTGATGTCAGATCGAGCGCATCGCGGCGATTACGACGACCGAAGCGGCCCAACCCTTGAACAGGCACTAAAGGGCCACGGCGCGGGCTCCGTCTCGGTGAAAGTTCTGCCCGATGAATCGGAATTACTGGGTAATGAGGTTCGCGCTGCCGCTGACAGAGGTGTTTCGTTGCTCGTGATCAGCGGAGGTACGGGCGTTGGTCCTAGGGATATCACTTCTGATACCATCGCACCGCTCCTCGAAAAAAGCCTCCCTGGTGTGGTCGCTGCCTTTCAATCCTACAGCCATTCAAGGCTACCGACCGCGATGTTTGCCAGGCCGATTGCTGGGATCATTGGAGAGACGGTTGTGCTGGCAATTCCGGGCAGCCCGGGAGCGTGCGAGGATGCCATGGCCTGCTTGATGCCGAGCCTGTTGCATGTTCATTCCATGCTCGCTGGGGAGGGCCACCCGTGATCACGGTCGATGAGGCGCTTTCAATCATTCGCGATCATCGCCGGACCATACCAACGGAAGGAGTGGAGCTGATTCACGCCCTGGGCCGGGTTTTGGCGAAAGATGTCGTTTCCCCATTTGATCTTCCGCTCTTTGATAACTCCGCCATGGACGGCTTCGCCGTCGGGAGTCCAGAGGGGCCCTGGGAGATCGTTGACGAGGTTGCGGCGGGGGCGACGGCTCCAATGGGCATCCAACCGTGTCAGGCCGTGCGGATCTTCACTGGAGCCCCCGTGCCAAGTAGAACATACGGCATCATCGCACAAGAAGACGCTTCGGAACAAGAAGGCTTGGTCGTGGGAGAAGTTCGAAAGGGCGGACATGTGCGGTTTCAGGCTGAAGAAGCACCGGCGGGGCATCTCGTCGCGCAAAAGGGAGCGATGTTGACACCACCCCATCTCGCCGCGTTCGCGAGTTGCGGACTTGCCACAGTTGAAGTCCGCGGTCTGCCAAATGTCACCATTCTTAGCACCGGAAATGAAGTCGTGCCTCCTGGCCAGTCACTCCAATACGGTCAGATCTTCAATTCCAATGCGACCGCTCTCTCGTCAGCCTTGGCCCTCAGAGGCATCCGCGCACAAGTGCGACACGCTCCAGATTCCCAAGAAGAGCTACGCGCCCAGATCCACGAGTCGATTCAAAGTTCCGAGCTCCTGATCACGACCGGCGGGGTTTCCGTCGGGGCTCATGACCTCGTTCGAGCGGCCATGGAGGAGGCGGGTTTCCACGTGAGGTTCCACGGCGTCGCCGTGAAACCAGGCAAGCCAATTGCTTTCGGGGTGCGAGAAGATGGAAAAGCATGGTTTGGCCTCCCTGGCAATCCTCTCTCGACATGGGTGGGTTATCTGGTTTTCGTCAGTACTTGGCTGGAGGATGAGTTGCCCCGTGAACCCAGGCGAGTCGCGAGAAAGATGGATAGGAAGCCGGGACGCGAAGAGTTTCTGCCGGCGCAGCGATTACCCAGCGGTGAGGTTACGATCCGCAACCTCATTGGCTCCCACGCGAACTTTGGCCTTTTGGAGAGCGACGGACTTGTGAGGATCAACCCCGATGTGATCACGTTGGTCCAAGGCGAGCACATCGATTTCTTGCCTTTCCCATGGAATCGAAACCCATGAAGACCGTGACAATCCGCTATTTTGCCGTCCTGCGAGAGCGCCGTGGACTCGCCGTTGAGCAGAAAACGACCTCATGCGAGACCGTTGGAGACTTCGTCGAAACGCTCATCGCAGAGCACCGGCTCGGACTTCCGCCCGCACTAATTCGGGTTGCCATCGAAGGTGAATTTGTCGATCCAGCTGACCCACTGCAAGAAGGAAGTGAACTTGTCCTGATTCCTCCGGTGGCGGGCGGATGAAGTTCTCCCTAAGCGATGCCCCGATTGCCGCTGAGCAGATAACCCATGATGCGGCGGGCGGATTTGTCGTCTTCGAGGGCAAAGTACGCAATCACGCCGAGGGGCGGTCCGTTGTTGGGCTCGAGTATGAGGCATTCCCCGAAATGGCCCTTTCCCAGGGGGAAGCGCTTGTTCGAGATGCCATCGAGCGTTTTGGGCTCTCGGAAGCCAGGGTGATCCATCGGGTCGGGCAACTTACCATCGGCGACACGGCAGTCGTCGTGCAAACGGCCTCCCCCCACCGGCGAGAAGCCTTTGAAGCATGCGAGTGGATCATGGACCAACTCAAGTGGCGGATTCCCATTTGGAAGCGCGAAACCTACTCTAGCGGAGTCGCCGAGTGGGTTGTCCCCGGTGAAGCCGCGTCTAGCCCGGTTGACGACGAGATGTTCGCCCGGCAAATGCGACTTCCCGAAGTCGGACCCGAGGGTCAAGCCGCGCTCGCCGGAGCCAGAGTCTTACTTGTCGGGGTTGGGGGCCTGGCGGCTGGGAGCCTGCCTTCACTGGTGGGATCAGGCATCGGGACGCTGGGCCTGGTAGACGCCGACCTGGTTGAACTCTCGAATCTTCATCGTCAAACCCTATTTGCCGCTTCGGATGTGGGCCGTTTGAAAGTCGAGCGAGCTGCCGTATTCGCGCGTCGCCTCCGGCCCGAGCTGACGGTTCAGACATTTCCTGTGCGCCTCGCTGAAGGTAATGCCGAACAACTCGTCTCCGGCTACGACTGGATCATAGACGGAACCGATTCCCTAAATACAAAGCTTCTGCTCGACCGAGTTTGCCAGCAACTCGGCCGCCCCTTGGTCACCGCCAGTGTCCACCAATTTGAGGGGCAACTGATGACGATCCGGCCCGGAGGACCGTGCCTTGCCGATCTTTTTCCCGAACCGCCTCCCGAACACTGCGTTGGAACATGCGCCCAATCCGGAGTGCTTGGCGTTGTGCCCTCGCTGATGGGGGTTCTCCAAGCGAACGAAGTCATCAAAGGCATCCTTGGATTACCGGTCTTGGATGACAAGTTGCTTTTGTTTGATTTCCGCACCTTAGAAGCTACCACGATCCGTCGCAAATCCTCCGGCGAACTCAGTTCCGGGAGCAGCAATTGGGACGTAGATGCAACCTCCATCAATCTTGAAAGCTTTGAGTTGGTGGATATTCGGGAGCCTAACGAAACTCCCGAGCTCACCCGGCCCCATCATAAGGTGCCTATGGCGGAATGCTACGAAGTCGAATGGCAACGTCCTACCTTGTTCGTTTGCGCCTCCGGAAGGCGTAGTTACCGCCTAGTCGCCGACCTCAGAGCACGGGGTGTTCGCGGCGTCTTCTCGCTTCAGGGAGGAGTCGAGTGCCTTGAACGTGATTGAGCCGTGGCTTTATTTTGGAGTCTTCGCCGTGGCCCTTGGCTACAGCATGGTCGGTCACGGCGGAGCCTCGGGATACCTCGCTTTACTTGCATTCACCGCGATTCCGAGCGCGGTTGGGGCCACCACAGCGCTCGTTCTCAACGTCTTTGTCGCGGGTATCACCCTGGTGGTATTTGGACGAGCGAAGCATTTTGATTGGAATCTCGCGTGGCCGCTGCTGCTGGGGTCTGTACCTTTCGCGTTTCTAGGCGGACGCCTCAAGTTCGAAAACCAAGTCCAAGACCTCGTTCTTGCCGCGGTGCTTCTTTATGCCGCTGGAGTGCTGATTTTGAGCGTTCCGGCTAAAGACGGCGAGAGCCAACCACCGGTTCGTCCTATTCTCGTGGGGTCGGGGGCTGGCATTGGCTTCTTGAGCGGGCTCGTAGGGGTCGGAGGAGGGATTTTTTTGTCTCCGCTGCTGATCCTCAATCGGTGGGCGCAGCCGCACAAAGTGGCAGCCCTCTCGGCGGTGTTCATTTTCGCGAACTCGCTGGCCGGTCTCTCGGCTCGACCTTTTGATCTCCTGAGAGAAAGCCTGAGCCAATGGCCTCTAATCACAGTAGGCATTCTTGGCGCAGTCGGTGGCAGCTACTTCGGAGCCCATCGAGTATCAAGTCTTGCCCTTCGGCGTGCGTTAGGATTGGTTTTGCTACTTGCCGTGGCTAAGCTGCTCCAGAAGGGATTGGGGCTATGATGCCTGTCATAGCGGCATTCTCCCAGCGAGACTAAACTTCAGATATGGCTAAGCCCCCTGTCTCAATCGAGAAGCTGATCGAAGAATTCGGTCCGCACCCCGCCTACATGCCTCCTGGCGGTTGGGTGGGCAGGGATGATCCCGACAAGTTGGTGAAGACGCACTGTTGCTTCTGCGGAATGCAATGCGGGATCCAGTTAAAGGTCAAAAAAGACCAAGTGATCGGGTTCGAGCCTTGGGAGGAGTTCCCCTTCAATCGAGGTAAGTTGTGCCCCAAAGGAGTGAAGCGATACCTGCAGGGAGGCCACCCAGACCGATTGCTTAACCCGATGAAGAACGTGCCGGGACAAGGGTTCATTTCCATCTCATGGGAGGAAGCGTTCAGCACCACCATCAAGGCTATCCAAGACGTTCAGGCTAAATACGGCAATGACTCCGTAGCCTTTCTCTCCGGCGTTTCTCTCACCAATGAAAAGAGTTATCTGATTGGAAAATTTGCACGACTCGGATTGCAGACCGCCAACCTAGACTACAACGGTCGCCTATGCATGGTGAGCGCAGGGGCGGGTAACAAGAAGGCATTCGGGCTTGACCGAGCTTCAAACTACTGGGAGGACATCGTTCACGCCGAAGTGATTCTCCTTGCCGGAACGAACGTGGCCGAGTGTTCCCCCATTACGACCGACTACATTTGGCGAGCCCGGGATCGCGGCGCGAAACTGATCGTGATCGATCCCCGCGTGACGCCCATCGCTCGCACTTGCGATCTTCACCTCCCGGTGCTCCCGGGAACGGATTCGGCGTTGTTGCTTGGAATTCTACGGGTGCTGATCGAAGAGGGACTGACCAACGAAGAGTTCATCGCGGAATTCACTTCGGGTTGGGAAGAAACGAAAGCAGCGGCTCTTGCGCTTCCCCTGGAAGAGGCGAGCCGAATCAGCGGGATCAAGGTTGAGGACATCGTTCGAGCCGGAAAAATGTGGGGTGAAGCTAAGACCAGCTTCCTGATGCACGCGCGGGGTATCGAGCACAGTTCCAAAGGCGTGGACAACGTGGTGAGCTGCATTAACCTCGTTCTCGCAACTGGGCGGATCGGGCGAAAAGGTTGCGGATATGGAACCATCACGGGGCAAGGCAACGGACAAGGAGGGCGCGAACACGGCCACAAGTGCGACCAGCTCCCCGGCAATCGAGATATCTCAAACCCGGCTCACCGCGAGTACATCTGCTCGGTTTGGGGCTGCACCGACGAAGAACTCCCCGGCAAAGGCCACACCGCTCCCGAGATCATGGAAATGATCCACGCCGGTGAGATCAAAGCCCTTATCTCCATTTGCTTCAACCCGCTGGTCTCGCTGCCAGACTCTAACTTCACCCGCGAGGCACTCAACAAACTAGAGCACTACACGGCCATCGACTTCTTCTTGAATGAGACAGCTCACCATGCCGACATCGTGATGGCGGGATCGCTTCATGAAGAGGAGGAAGGAACCAGCACGAGCGCCGAAGGGCGGGTAATCCGAATCAAAAAGGCGGTCAATCCTCCTGGAAACGCCAAGGCCGACACCGACATCGTCTTGGAACTTGCTCGGCGGCTTGGACGAGGCAAGTTTTTTGACCACTTCAAGACGTCGGAGGACATTTTCAACGAGTTGCGAGTGGCGAGCAAGGGCGGGACCGCTGATTATTACGGAATCACCTACGAGCGAATCGAGAATGAGCTCGGCGTCTTTTGGCCCTGCCCCGAAATTGGCCACCCAGGCACCCCCCGCCTGTGGGAGGACCTGAAGTTTAAGACCCCAGACGGCAAAGCCCAGTTCAATGCTGTGAAGTACCGTCCGCCGCTGGAAGAACCGGATGACGAGTACCCGGTGGTTCTGACGACCGGGCGAGTTGTGTCGCACTACTTGAGCGGAACACAAACTCGCCGGATCGGAGGGTTGGTTGATCTCTGTTCCGATCCCTACGTGGAGATCCACCCGACGTTGGCCGAACAATATGGCATTGCCGATAAGGATTGGATGCGCGTCACGAGTCGGCGCGGCGAAGTCGTCCTTCAGGCGAAAGTGGTCACCACGATTCGCCCCGACACCGTTTTCATCCCGTACCACTGGCCCGGGCGTAAGGCGGCAAATAATCTCACCATCCGTTCCTACGATCCCGTCAGTGGCATCCCTGAATACAAACGAGCCTGCGTGAAGATCGAGAAGTCTGAGACACCGCAATGAAACGGGCCTTTGCGCTGGAGCCATTCTCTCGGGATCATAATGACGGCCTGCACCTCGCTCGGGCGCTAAGAGAGGAGCGTCTGGACGCTCCTGCACTGGCTCGTGCGACTTGGGAGCGGGAGATTGCCGACCACTTTGCCGAGGAGGAGCGGCTCCTCGGCCCGCTCGCCGGTGCAGATTCTGCTCGCTTATATAAAGAACACCGGCAGATCGAACAGCTCATCAGCGAATTGCCGACTTCGTGCGTATCGCTTGGGCAAGCTCTCGAAGATCACATTCGCTGGGAAGAACGGGTGATGTTTCCCGCCATTGAATCCCGCATGACCCCCGACGAGGAGGCCACCTTGGCTCAAGAAGCTCTCAAAATGGAGCATCGCCGGTGGGAAACCTGCCCAAGCCGGGCCGAAATCGTGCAACGCCGACTTGACCGCCTTCATCCCGAAGCCTAACCACTACTGCATCTTCATCAGCCGCTTTACCCCGGCGAGCATCCAGATGTTGATGCCCAGAAGCAAGAAGCTGAACGCCGAAGCTTGAATCACCATGCCGGTCTTTCCGGTCAAGATATTTTCAAGCACCATCACAAACAGCCATAGCTGAATGAGAAACAGGATCATTGCAAACAGCAGGAATCCGACGAAGACGACTGCCTTTTGGCGGCGGCGATGGAATTGCGGCGTATTCACTAGTGGTCACCTTTGATTGCACCAGTCGCCCAGATTTCGCTACCGCGAACTTCGATCTTAACTTGGGGAAGGGGGTGCGGCGGCGGACCTTGAACCACGCTACCGTCGTCCAAGGAAAAAGCACCGTTGTGGCATGGGCAGTAGAGGAGCTCACGCTCGTTCTTGACTTCGTACTCCACGGGGCAAGAAAGGTGAGTGCACCGCCGTTTGAAGGCAACAAATTCGCCGTCCTGCTTCCTGACTAGAATGCACAGATCACCAGGTCGCGGGCAGCTGAAAGCCAGGGCGGAACCGGGCTTCAAATCTTCAGTCGAGCATATCTTTGCGGCCTCAAACTTGATTTCCTCCCTCGGAATTTGGGCGTAAGCCGCCAGTGCTGCCGTGCCAACGGCTACACCACCACTTGCTAACGTGAGAAACTTGAAGAACTCACGGCGGGTCACAAAGTGGTCGTCTTCCCACTCAATCGGAAAATCTTCTTTCAGCTTGTCGTTCATGTTGGATTAACTCTCCACTTGTCGCACGGCGGTCAAAAGGTCAGATCGACGAACGACCGCATCGGGTTTAACCGTGAGTTGTTTTGTTCCTTGGGGCATCATCAGGTGAACCTTGGTTGTGATCTTCTTGTTGCCAAATATGAACTCGTTGATCGGGGTTCCTGAGCGTTCGGCGGCGAGTTCTTCGGGCGTCCCGTAGAACAGAGCGCCGGATGGGCACACGGTAGCGCACATGGGTTTCAGTCCGATGGAAGTACGGTCGTAGCACATGTCGCACTTCATCATCTGGTCCACCTCAACGTCGTACTTGGGCACTCCGAATGGACAAGCGAACAGACAATTTGTGCACCCGATACATCGTGGCTTCAACGAGCTTTGCACCACGCCATCAGGGGTTTTCTTGATTGCATCCGCCGGGCAAACCATCGCGCACGCTGGCTCGTCGCAATGCATGCAGATGATTGGCGTTGTCTGCACGGTGTCTGCTCGCTGAACTTGCTCCAAGTGAATCATCGAGACGCCCGGGTGGGTGTCGCACTCGGCACACGCCTGAACGCAGGCATTGCAACCGATGCACCGGCTTGGGTCTATGTAGAACTGCCGCTCACTCACAACGACAATGGTTGCACGCCAACCAACCGCACACCATGATATCCATCATACAGCTGTCTGCACTTGGTCGAAGCTAGCGCACCGGATCATGTCAAATATGACCGATGTCATAGGATTCTGGGGAGTGATCAGCAAAGATTGACTTATGCCGATTCTTCCTGACCACATGGACAATAGCGACCTTCATATAAAGCCGATTCTGGAGTTTCGAGCCAGGTACGAGCGGCGCATGGATGCGGACTTTCAGCCTGACCGGCGTGATAATCGAAGCAACCTGTTGCTCCGAGGTCGAGTCGGTCTGCAATTGAGCAAAGACGGTGTCACGGGCAGAATCGTGTACCAGCACGCAAGCTCACTCAACTGGCTTCCCGCTGGAAACGGTATCGCGATCCGGAGCGATCTTCTTGAGGCCAACGTCAGCTTCAAGAATGGAGCGACTACCTACACTGTTGGGCGGCAACGTTTCGGGTTGGGCAATCGAAGGCTCATCGGCGAACTCGAGTGGAACAATGTCGCCAACGCTTTAGAGGGCCTTAAGGTTGAGGATCGATCTTGGACCTTCTTCCTGATGCGTGCGGGCGTATTGCCAGCTCCCTCGAAGAACTTAGTTTTGTCGGGAGTCACCTTCAAGAGGGCGTCCAACACTACGGCCTTCATCATCAAGGTTGATGATGCGAAGGGGGTAGATCAAACTCGGTATACGCTTTCGAATGAGGGAACGATTAAGCCGAATACGAAATCGACCCTGAATTATCAAATCGCCTTCCAGGCGGGTCATCAGGATGGGAAAAGCGTGCATGCTTGGGCGGCAAATGGAAGGTACGGGAAGGAAATCACGCCAAAGGTAGAGGCGTACAGCGAACTTAACGTTGCCAGCGGCGGCAGTAGCAACCGAGTCAATGCCACTTTTGATCAGCTGTACCCCAGCGGACATGATCGACTTGGATTAATGGACACAACTGGGTGGAAGAACATCGTTTCTGCGGCCGCTGGGCTGAAGTTCAAGCCAAGCGCAAATTCGTCGCTGCGGCTCAGCTACACCTGGTTGCAGCTTTACGATAAGCATGATGCTTGGTACGGAGTAGGCGGAGCGATCAATTCCTTTGGCACAACGCTTTACAGAGATCCAACCGGCAACTCCGGTCGCGATATTGGGCAAGAGTTCAGCCTGGATTACTCTTCGACGATGGCCAATGGTTTAACCTTGAGTTCTGGCGCTGGCGTTTTTCTTCCGGGCCGATTTGTGAAGTCCTTCGGTGGAGGCAGATCGGGAAATCAGACCTTCGGCTACTTCATGCTCGGTTGGAAATTCTAATCCTATCGGACGGCCTGAAGCAATTTGTCCAGATCCTTTACGAGGATATGCCGCGCCTGGGTTTCAATCCACTCCTGCTTCTGCCAACGGCTCATGATGCGGATCGTGGACTCCACGGTCGTACCTGCGAGCTCAGCGATTTCTTGCCTCGTGAGG of Chthonomonas sp. contains these proteins:
- a CDS encoding alginate export family protein, which gives rise to MPILPDHMDNSDLHIKPILEFRARYERRMDADFQPDRRDNRSNLLLRGRVGLQLSKDGVTGRIVYQHASSLNWLPAGNGIAIRSDLLEANVSFKNGATTYTVGRQRFGLGNRRLIGELEWNNVANALEGLKVEDRSWTFFLMRAGVLPAPSKNLVLSGVTFKRASNTTAFIIKVDDAKGVDQTRYTLSNEGTIKPNTKSTLNYQIAFQAGHQDGKSVHAWAANGRYGKEITPKVEAYSELNVASGGSSNRVNATFDQLYPSGHDRLGLMDTTGWKNIVSAAAGLKFKPSANSSLRLSYTWLQLYDKHDAWYGVGGAINSFGTTLYRDPTGNSGRDIGQEFSLDYSSTMANGLTLSSGAGVFLPGRFVKSFGGGRSGNQTFGYFMLGWKF